From the Xenopus laevis strain J_2021 chromosome 7L, Xenopus_laevis_v10.1, whole genome shotgun sequence genome, the window CACTAAAATATCATCCATTGATGATAGGCTGCAGTCTTTTTCACGGGGAGTCTCTGTAATGTCTATATTTGCTTTGTTATCTTTAGAGGCTGGACCTTCTTCTTGGTTTAAATCATTCTTTTCTACTAATACTGAAACTGTTATCTTTTCTTCTTTGGAAAATCCATTGTGACTTTCATCATTAAGGTTTTGTTGAGCAGCTCTACTGTGTTTTTCACATTCATTATCATAGTCAGAAAAATAGGCAGAATCTCGATGTGGTGTCCCCATCTCTAAATTCCGAAGTGAATCCTCTTCCTCAGGTGTTGCATGTGCTTCAGATGAATCCTCTGTTAGTGTCAGATCACTTGTAGATTCAGATATTGGAGTTAAAGGTAGCTTTACATGTTTGaggtcttcttcttcttttatgtCCTTCAAAATAAACTCAGGAGAAAAGgcattctctgtttcataaccaCTGTCTCCAAACTTCTGACCAGGGGATGAGTAATGAGAGCTGGGACTACATACATCTGATGAGCTGGTGTTGGAGGGGATATCCAATGAATCAACAGAGTCCAATGTTGCTCTTGattcattttgtgattttttttctattgcaaatgttttttgggtaactgggaaCCTTTTTATAACATCAGTTGAAATTTCGAtggtttcttcttcttctatgcTTTCGGCAAGAGTGGAAAGGGGTGGTATTTCAATAGGCACAATGACACTGCAATTAGCCATTGAATTTGATATTCCAATAAAAGGAGATGGGGGATGATTCGAGACACTCTTCTGTAGAGATTCATAGGCCTTTACTTGACTACGATTACAGTAGTCTTGAATGTCATAACTTTTAACAGCTGCTCCCATAAGAGGGTCATAAAATTCCTGGCTTTCTGAAGGACAAAGGCTATCACCAAAAGGTCCTGTAAAGAGATCACCATCCCCAAAGGCTCGAGTGGGAATAGAGCATTCGGATAGAGAACCTTGTTCAACTTTTAAAGACGAGTCATCGTCAAGACAATAGTGGTCCTGATGCATTGCAACATGTGTTGTCCAATCAATCACAACATCACCTCGTAGCATAGCACAAGAGCACCTCTGTAGACCACCCATAACCCCCCTGCTGCATAAGGGACAGGAAGGCATATTTCGGTGATTGCTGTTGTCTGTGCTACTACTGCTACTATCTGAACTCTGATCTTCCATCAGAGAAGGCTCACAATCCCATGGGGATGCACGGTCATCTAAAAATTCAGCCAGAGATTCTGGATCTCCCGCCAGTGTTTCCCCTGCTCCTCTTTCTTCCATTGTATCGGAATCCCAGCTCCTTCTGTGATCTTCAATGTCTCGATAAACATTCAGAATAGAGTCCGGCGAAAACACGTCTGGCATTGGTTCTATTAAAGACGTTTCCTGTACTTGCCTTGATAAGTCTCTGTCTACAGGACCTCGGAAAGGATTCACATAACGAGGCAATTCTCTACCCACAGTAATAAAAGGGTTATTGTTACTTGGTGTCCATCTATCAATAAGCTTAGGAACTTCATGTAAAATCAAATGAGCAGGTGGATCATCTGGACTGGTTCTACCACTTTCAAGTGGATCCCAGTCAGATGGAAAAAGTGGTTCAATAGGAGAGGCTGGGCTCCCAATGGTTAAACGTTGATGGAGGGTTCTTGGCTCTTGTAGGTCATATTTTCTCTCATATATTGGACTAGGTGCACAAACAGTACAGTCTACATTGTTACCTCTATCTGTATGTTCTTCCAAACGAATATAATATTCACTACTGACTGAAGGACTACGAGCACTGATTACGGGAACCACACTGGGAGTCTCTAAACTCTGGCGTGAGTGCTGATGGTTGGATTCATAAAAGGGATTAGCTGGCACAGTCAACCCATTACTGGGTGGATAATTTTGACACTGAGAGGTGGCCTTCCATCTTCCTAGACGGGCTTTCTCCCACATGTACTCAAAATTGAGACCTCGGCTGCTCTCTGTTACAGTCAATATATCATCCATGTCAGCATGAAATCCATCACCCCCATTAAAATTATCAAGCAGGGGGAAAGCAGAAATCTCTTCAGAGTGGCGTAATGGGCCCTCTGATGTTTTGGTTGACTTAAGTGCATTCCAGCGCCACTCAAAACTCTCTTCTGTCTGATTGGAGCATTCATTTAATAGATATGTGAGCTGCAGATGAAGCTCTTCCACAGATGGCCTTTGTTCAGCAGATAACCAGCAGGACTGCATCACCTCGTACCTAaaagtaaacaaataaaatatgctatgaatttttcaggatttctgCTTTTCACTAATACAGTATGTctctttttaaacttataaaaaatatttcatgttacAATATTTCATAGATTGCTAGCTGTCAAACAGACAACTGCCATGACTCTTTGTGCTTAATATGGTCAGTGAAAAAATTTGGACATGGTGTATACTGTGCACTTGGCTGCATAGAATTTGCAGAATACTTATCCCTCTCCACTTATTAATGGAAAATAGATGGATGGAAAAGCATTATATCTTCTGCTTGCAGAGTTTCCATAGGATTGACTTTATCTTGTATCTTCTGGATAGGATATTATTTTCAGTTCAATAATAGGACATTGAGATAATGTTATAAAAACACCTCCTCTTTAGTATAGTAGAATACACTATTGCAATTCTGCTGCAGAAAGGATCTTTACATGGTGAGTTCTAATATGCTGAGCTTTGCCTTTGCTCCAAGAGTGGAAACTGTGTCCTCTGCTGCAAGTTTTTTGGGAAATTATCTGCACATAAAGACTCCTAAAACTCAaggaattaggctagaaatggaTAGAAAATTTTCACCTTATGGGGcaagtttactaaagggcgaagtggctaacgctagcgaaaattcaccagtgtgacgtcatttcgttacttcgccgatttacgggCGTTGGCGTAAATTccctagtgaagtggacctactctagcgttacttcgcacccttacgacaGGCGAAGTTgagctatggcgaagggacttaactacgctaattcactaacttgcggattttactgaacgttacctattgCACCAGACttaccttcaccacctcagaccaggggaagtgcaatagagtagatagggcttgcttaaaaaaaaattgaaattttttctaagtcccaaaaaatgctggtgtcttttacttttttaagggtaataggctgaaGATCGTAAttttccttccccccctacatttcctaacatatggcacctaaactatacagtgggcacatgtatagggcaatacaacatctctattttattttatgaagctttcccaggcttgtgtagtgtaatgtatttgctgctacatatacgtccattgtactttaacttggcgctgtatgcaaattaggcatcgctagcgtaacttcgctttgcttgaccaATTAACAATAGCGCAatttcgctacctttcacctccctgagcgcaacttcagattttagtgaattagcagcaccctggcgaaaagtcgcctggcaaagtgcgccGAAGTGCgccaaagtgcggcaaagccaatgctggtgcaacttcgaaggtaagtaaatttgccccatgtaaTAGGTTTCTGTAAAATTCCAAGGCCATCAAAGACCTTTAGCTACTAGTCTCCAATCTTCTTTTCTCCGGATTCAGAGACCATATTCTGGGATGCTGTCAGTTATCTGAACTTAGGTACCTTCTGACAATATGATGTTGGTTTTAATAATTTCCTCACCAGTAATCTGagtgaggcaacttcagtcgAGGTTTCGCCAGCTTCATTTGTTGTTCTTTGATCACAAAGGTCAGCACCTCCTCATCGGATAGGTGGCGATATGGCTGGCTTCCAAATTCAAAGAGCTCCCATATAGTCACACCTAAGGACCTTAGATACACGTAAAAAAATAGATTCAGTTAAGCAGACACAAGTGATTTGTCATTACATTTAGCAGCACTTTACAATTATATTGTACAAGGAGCTTACCATTATTCTAATATCTGGAACCTAAGTACAAAGGCATTATATACtaagaaattacaaaaaagatTCATGGGGCGTATAAATGCCCACACAATAATGTAGGTAGCTCAAGAGCTAGTGCAGAAATCAATTTGTAGAGTATAAGAGCCTTCATAAAGTCTTTTACTTCCAAGTTTTGTGATTCACTCAATGCTCATTAGATTAATATCCAGAGCAGGATTTAGGTCAGCATAGAACATGGGTATTTGGCATTCTTTGAGTGACTACCAAATGTGAAGGGGAAAAGAATTTTACCAGCAGTGTCTCAACCAACATTTGTGTATCTAGCTGCAGCCTTCAACCTAGAACCATCTACAGAGGCCTTTGTtgcttttttgtttaataaattaaacacCTTGGGACCCAGGTCTCCAAGACCTGCTTGGAAAATAATTTAGTTCTTACCAGACGTTGCTTTCCTTGCTTTGATCAACAACAACCAGGTTCCCATGAACTTCATCGAGGAGTTCTGGAGCAACCCATCGCAATGGGATCCAGAGTCGATCTGGAGTGATGTAATAATCCTCCTGTATATAAACTTCAGTTAAGTAATTGCAAATACTGGAAAAACGCTTAAAAATAGATACAGTTTTGATTGTCTGCGTAAGCTATATACCAATGGACTAACAGGCTTTACAAATATGGTTCCATAATGGAGAGTGAATGGCTCAGCAGAGCTGGGCTTTAAAGTTATAGCCAAATCCATTGGTTTTTATGTCTGTGGCAAGAAATTTACAACACAGGGataattttaaattgtatgtttttgCTATTTGCTGTGTTAAGCTGAGCTTTTACAAGTATTGTATGGTTACTTGTAATACACTACATCCCAGGTTCTACCTCTCTGTAAAACAAACTCCTCCTTTATTGTGCCCGAGATGGGTAGGAAAAAAGGAGATCATTATACTGGAATAAATCCAGGAATAAATCCTGTGTCTCGCCACCTATGCTGACTCGGCATAatcttgtggggaaaaaaagaagctGACACATTTTAAATCTAAGCCCTCTTTATTCATTCTCTCCAGTCCTGGATGAAAATATTTGGACTATCCTAAAAGATTAAATGCGCAAGAGCGATATAAATTCAGACCGTCGGAATCCTTTTTGCTGCAATATGTTATCTGCCCAGATTATGTATTAAAGAAACAGGCTTTCATTTTTCATAAATTGGTCACCTTGTAATTGTTGTGGGAGATACCATAATCCCCAATACGGATGGTGAGGTCAGAGGTGAGGAGACAGTTTCTCAGGGCCAGGTCACTATGAAAGagaaatggaaaatataaatacattgcagATTCCCAAATGCTATCATTTGTGACCAGTAGATCACAGCTCGTGTGACAGTAGAAAGGGCTGAAGGGGCTCAGTGCAAAGGTGGGGCCCTAACTGTTCCTTGGGGCCTATACATCTCTAATTACACCACTAGTGTCCCCAGAGACTCTTACCTGTGTATGTAGTTATTTTTATGAAGGTGCATGAGTCCCAACGTTATCTCATAGGCCATTCTTTGCAATGTGGTAAGGTCACAGGTAAGGAGGTCAGGGGTCATGCCATCTGCCTTGCGCTGGGCCCTCAGATATCTCTTTAAGTCTCCCTATAACATTAGACATGATAGCTTATAACTGTAAGACATGGCATTAGTCACCTAATTTCAACCAAAGAACAGCCAAAAACTATGAAGTCAACAGTCAAACCCACTTAAGGCTTCCAAGCATGAAGACCTAACAAGGCTTTAATAATTAAATTTagtctaacacacacacacacacatcttcaTTCTCCATGTGTACTATTGCTTAGGACTCACCAGTTGGCAGAATTCCATGATCAGCAGGAAGGGGATCGTCTCTGTGCATAGCCCCAGGCACTGGAGAATGTTGGAATGTTGAAGGCTTCTTGAGCACAAGACAAATGGCAATTACTAAAGTGCATGTCAATAAAAACATCATACTACAGACATGAACCATGGCTTCCAATCCAGTACAAGCTGTATTTCATGTCAATGTCATCATGACGTTCTTTAAGACTCCCATTGCATCCCAAATGTAGGACAAGGACAATATTCCACAATAACTCTTCCATGACTATATCTCAACGCATAGGCTTCTAGCTTTAGGGATGTCTGCCAGGATCTGAATACAAAATTATTGGATATATTCACCCTTTAGGTTTTTCCCTGGCCCAGTATCATTCACATATACTAGGCTCAAATGCACGAGGAGTCAATcacttttctatatttatttggaGCATCTGGAGAAAAACCATGTAGAtaaagggagaacatacaaatttcGAGTCACCTTCATCATATCATAGCTTCAGCTGTCACTTGTTTGATCCCCATGGGCACTCCCAATAGTAGTGGTCTATAACTACCAAACTCTCTTCCCCAAGTCGGAAGTAGGTTTGCATCACAGTAAGCATCTGTGCCTTGTGTTGTAGAGGTCCTGGATTACTACatgcatggagtttgtatgttcttcatgTGTTTTATTTGGCCACTTTCCACAGGATGTTTGTTGGGAAATGAGTAATGTTTTACTTGAGTGAGACTGCTGATAAATGGGGCTATCAATGTTCCAATTTGCCCTTTTAGTACAATAGATCCAGAGCAGAGATACCATTTTGTTCAGCCAGTTCTTATGCATGGGACTATGCCAGAGGAATAAAAAGCTAGGGGGAAATTCATACCTTCATATGATATAAATGCTAATCAGAATGATCTCAATATTATTGACTATTTCATATGaagagagaaaatatatttttgaaagctAGAAGATCTGGCATCTCCCTACTAACAAGCTCTAACAAGCTCTTATGTCCGTATGCAGGAGAGGTAAGTGAAGCTGGCAAACAATCCAATAGTTGGTTGAGATGAGGATTATTGGAGTAACGGAGTTATAACCTCTTCTCTTCACACTAAAAAAATGTCTACTAACATGGTGAGAAGAAGTTTCTACTGATACACCATCATGCACCATTATGtgctaactagtgatgagcgaaaaatttTCGTCAATGAGcgttaacctttttttaaatgagaatttttttctcactccagatgcattaaagtcaatgggtgtttattCTTATGGCTACttattttttcaaatgctttaaattcagtgggtgttttttcttatggcaacttttttgtccaaaggcattaaagtcaatggtcctTGTTTTGTGCGACTTTTCACAGCAACTTTTTGTTGTGGCAATTTTTATTTGCCgcagttttgcccaaaaaattcgCAGGTGGTGAAATGCGTAATTTCGcacaggcaaaaaaattcacccatcactagtgctagcTCCTCAACTTTGTAGGCAGTTGCAGGATGGCCAAGGATTAGGGATGCAtgaaatccagaattcggttcggtattcggccaggatttagcctttttcatcaggattcagatttggccgattTCTCATTCCTGGCTAAACGAAATCGGAATCCTTAAAATTATATAACTTTTCgtcacaaaccaaggaagtaaaaaatgtttttgattctctttttccctctctctttttgcatatgcaaatgatacTGTCTCTGCATGATAATCTTGATGAATGTTCTGTAAAGAGTGAATTAATAATGTGGCCTGTATGGTATGGTATGTTATATGCTAAAACATGTGAACTGTATCAGATTTGGATATTCAGTTGTTTGGGGAAAAAGTCAAACAGAAGTACTTGGATCAACTACATAAAAGTAGTATGGTGAGCCATGCCCCAGCAGAGAGATTTGGAG encodes:
- the lmtk3.L gene encoding serine/threonine-protein kinase LMTK3 isoform X1, which gives rise to MLRLDPLFILVVSMSYFNPEKALAAPAENDGSSQGRVPLAPPYAVVLISCSGLLAFIFLLLTCLCCKKGDVGFKEFENPDGEEFSGEYTPPAEETSSSQSIPDVYILPLSEVSLPVPNTQAPKTVKQTGFSRQDLSYLQEIGNGWFGKVILGEIFSDYTPAQVVVKELRVNASPLEQRKFLSEAQPYRSLQHSNILQCLGLCTETIPFLLIMEFCQLGDLKRYLRAQRKADGMTPDLLTCDLTTLQRMAYEITLGLMHLHKNNYIHSDLALRNCLLTSDLTIRIGDYGISHNNYKEDYYITPDRLWIPLRWVAPELLDEVHGNLVVVDQSKESNVWSLGVTIWELFEFGSQPYRHLSDEEVLTFVIKEQQMKLAKPRLKLPHSDYWYEVMQSCWLSAEQRPSVEELHLQLTYLLNECSNQTEESFEWRWNALKSTKTSEGPLRHSEEISAFPLLDNFNGGDGFHADMDDILTVTESSRGLNFEYMWEKARLGRWKATSQCQNYPPSNGLTVPANPFYESNHQHSRQSLETPSVVPVISARSPSVSSEYYIRLEEHTDRGNNVDCTVCAPSPIYERKYDLQEPRTLHQRLTIGSPASPIEPLFPSDWDPLESGRTSPDDPPAHLILHEVPKLIDRWTPSNNNPFITVGRELPRYVNPFRGPVDRDLSRQVQETSLIEPMPDVFSPDSILNVYRDIEDHRRSWDSDTMEERGAGETLAGDPESLAEFLDDRASPWDCEPSLMEDQSSDSSSSSTDNSNHRNMPSCPLCSRGVMGGLQRCSCAMLRGDVVIDWTTHVAMHQDHYCLDDDSSLKVEQGSLSECSIPTRAFGDGDLFTGPFGDSLCPSESQEFYDPLMGAAVKSYDIQDYCNRSQVKAYESLQKSVSNHPPSPFIGISNSMANCSVIVPIEIPPLSTLAESIEEEETIEISTDVIKRFPVTQKTFAIEKKSQNESRATLDSVDSLDIPSNTSSSDVCSPSSHYSSPGQKFGDSGYETENAFSPEFILKDIKEEEDLKHVKLPLTPISESTSDLTLTEDSSEAHATPEEEDSLRNLEMGTPHRDSAYFSDYDNECEKHSRAAQQNLNDESHNGFSKEEKITVSVLVEKNDLNQEEGPASKDNKANIDITETPREKDCSLSSMDDILVDSKKETLNCNGELTMCPKDNVPNHLVTENTNTPYDEKNEKHTININQRNEEDNALKKQPESGFVVQVCKEQLLVSLRENVTRNVLSTFESSDIVNSCVLKDQAVLKLWSLETTANTLKESSLKNEIMCKEPSEQQEESNPHISGYTNNMESTYECGNKELMDIIKEEPEEPDDPVQEQHEAATRPDDEKAEIKQETVSETSVDMQEQPVENCQEKQDGNPHSETKVHAHEQSKLFLDFGSTSTGTEAIKAKVARLSLSLPPLNLQAFQSPTGCKTFWDNSEENSRDSPQNKEEDEEEDVFGFQDEHRTGSEFDGDMAGVPIVVSETEDGHNLRSLLKSPKSADEFDDDLDRKRKMVSFFDDVTVYLFDQETPTNELSNQSAAESDEISHNPNEDPTLDSFSPSDGFSGSFEWDDDFPLMTQNSSFIPMATEGAALKSQINLTSPPPPPSTFQGKRVDASLTDTLRFTRFTVSPAVDPHPVLETDVAPSAGTIEN
- the lmtk3.L gene encoding serine/threonine-protein kinase LMTK3 isoform X2; its protein translation is MLRLDPLFILVVSMSYFNPEKALAAPAENDGSSQGRVPLAPPYAVVLISCSGLLAFIFLLLTCLCCKKGDVGFKEFENPDGEEFSGEYTPPAEETSSSQSIPDVYILPLSEVSLPVPNTQAPKTVKQTGFSRQDLSYLQEIGNGWFGKVILGEIFSDYTPAQVVVKELRVNASPLEQRKFLSEAQPYSLQHSNILQCLGLCTETIPFLLIMEFCQLGDLKRYLRAQRKADGMTPDLLTCDLTTLQRMAYEITLGLMHLHKNNYIHSDLALRNCLLTSDLTIRIGDYGISHNNYKEDYYITPDRLWIPLRWVAPELLDEVHGNLVVVDQSKESNVWSLGVTIWELFEFGSQPYRHLSDEEVLTFVIKEQQMKLAKPRLKLPHSDYWYEVMQSCWLSAEQRPSVEELHLQLTYLLNECSNQTEESFEWRWNALKSTKTSEGPLRHSEEISAFPLLDNFNGGDGFHADMDDILTVTESSRGLNFEYMWEKARLGRWKATSQCQNYPPSNGLTVPANPFYESNHQHSRQSLETPSVVPVISARSPSVSSEYYIRLEEHTDRGNNVDCTVCAPSPIYERKYDLQEPRTLHQRLTIGSPASPIEPLFPSDWDPLESGRTSPDDPPAHLILHEVPKLIDRWTPSNNNPFITVGRELPRYVNPFRGPVDRDLSRQVQETSLIEPMPDVFSPDSILNVYRDIEDHRRSWDSDTMEERGAGETLAGDPESLAEFLDDRASPWDCEPSLMEDQSSDSSSSSTDNSNHRNMPSCPLCSRGVMGGLQRCSCAMLRGDVVIDWTTHVAMHQDHYCLDDDSSLKVEQGSLSECSIPTRAFGDGDLFTGPFGDSLCPSESQEFYDPLMGAAVKSYDIQDYCNRSQVKAYESLQKSVSNHPPSPFIGISNSMANCSVIVPIEIPPLSTLAESIEEEETIEISTDVIKRFPVTQKTFAIEKKSQNESRATLDSVDSLDIPSNTSSSDVCSPSSHYSSPGQKFGDSGYETENAFSPEFILKDIKEEEDLKHVKLPLTPISESTSDLTLTEDSSEAHATPEEEDSLRNLEMGTPHRDSAYFSDYDNECEKHSRAAQQNLNDESHNGFSKEEKITVSVLVEKNDLNQEEGPASKDNKANIDITETPREKDCSLSSMDDILVDSKKETLNCNGELTMCPKDNVPNHLVTENTNTPYDEKNEKHTININQRNEEDNALKKQPESGFVVQVCKEQLLVSLRENVTRNVLSTFESSDIVNSCVLKDQAVLKLWSLETTANTLKESSLKNEIMCKEPSEQQEESNPHISGYTNNMESTYECGNKELMDIIKEEPEEPDDPVQEQHEAATRPDDEKAEIKQETVSETSVDMQEQPVENCQEKQDGNPHSETKVHAHEQSKLFLDFGSTSTGTEAIKAKVARLSLSLPPLNLQAFQSPTGCKTFWDNSEENSRDSPQNKEEDEEEDVFGFQDEHRTGSEFDGDMAGVPIVVSETEDGHNLRSLLKSPKSADEFDDDLDRKRKMVSFFDDVTVYLFDQETPTNELSNQSAAESDEISHNPNEDPTLDSFSPSDGFSGSFEWDDDFPLMTQNSSFIPMATEGAALKSQINLTSPPPPPSTFQGKRVDASLTDTLRFTRFTVSPAVDPHPVLETDVAPSAGTIEN